From one Lycium ferocissimum isolate CSIRO_LF1 chromosome 5, AGI_CSIRO_Lferr_CH_V1, whole genome shotgun sequence genomic stretch:
- the LOC132055724 gene encoding uncharacterized protein LOC132055724 isoform X3 gives MESNEGGDDQEGSGWMQVKKKHRSSSKLSLHGWVGGSSRGTASGNPDSQPSLGVKSEDLKSAVQHSKGSRPCIIDDAVTSVPKEDAVIVHDKCVVSHGSTSVSLGFSTDSNQGISREHPQRNNHEILPKIKWGDLDDRALTSHFGSTVQAEIKFGDIQNHDLLSRKTDQTNDSFVHTTPTDLEQNRLVATTEDGNHQILDSRPLSPKIESVEENYANLKELSSENVNTTAVSPLSRGQCEHTQLENGDTCNSPGKRVKSAAREGPSRVRIPNVKSEEACMEIPEVDSLNQNIQTVVVSQDPELLSPTKGRSGNIGQSVVESSNEEIRNKRVDSIIEDLSKTNSSSIDAEDTGESKERFRQRLWSFLFENLNRAIDELYLLCELECDLEQTKESILVLEEATSDFKELSSRVEEFDRLKKSSSHATDGTPLTMKSNHRRPHALSWEVRRMTTSPHRAEILASSLEAFRKIQHERASLSATGVEKMGSSCYDHHCGSTSVSETYNEKADKKSCSSESFEKSRKQSNPSQGSFSREKRPVDSGKSASHASRLPPKEGVSTPVSGKNKKDNEKNLKPIDHLKRHYERDKEKRNGSSWRSMDAWKEKRNWEDVLSTPHRVSSRFSHSPGMSRKSAERARTLHDKLMSPEKKKKSAIDLKKEAAEKHARAMRIRTELENERVQKLQRTSEKLNRVSEWQTVRSMKLREVMYARHQRSESRHEAYLAEVVRRAGDESIKVNEVRFITSLNEENKKLILRQKLHDSQLRRAEKLQVLKTKQKEDMAREEAVLERKKLIEAEKLQRLAEIQRKKEEAQVRREEERKASSAAREAKAVEQMRRKEVRAKAQQEEAELLAQKLAERLRESEQRRKIYLEQIRERASMDFRDQSSPFRRSVTKEGQGRSTPMSNCEDNNDNNGFAPEGSMLATTQHSLKRRIKKIRQRLMALKYDCPEPSISMENAGFVYRTAVANARAKIAKWLQELQRLRQARKEGAASFGLITAEIIKFLEGRDAELHASRQAGLVDFIASALPASHTSKPESCQVTVYLLRLLKVVLSAAANKSYFLAQNLLPPIIPMLAAALETYIKNAASSNGTASANLVTCKASTERLELMSEVLDGFLWTAAAIIGHASTDERALQLQDGLIEVVIAYQVIHRLRDLFALYDRPPVEGSPFPSSILLGVNLLAVLTSRFRNMSLVTCKNFPTVSNRRNEKNDIQLAEASDLKSSPLCNSQNDGKLVFTGINGVALCLPDVPEDSPLDEFPKIKEHQAAVNDLSSDKVDSIAASMETVDVLQESASNVTYNNLQTDEKKSQDHSKGHTGGNESVMKPAVKFLLSAISETGLVCLPSMLTAVLLQANNRCSEQQASYVLPSNFEDVATGVLKVLNNLALIDISFIQKMLARPDLKMEFFHLMSFLLSYCTSKWGIATDQIGLLLLESLSLLGYFSLFHPENQAVLRWGKSPTILHKVCDLPFVFFSDPELMPILAGTTVAACFGCDQNKDVIQQELSTDMLLALLKACRSSPPSANSFTVANNPSLDEAGVSAQLGSESKNLQVDVPLKSNRNNQRNARFLSQRGGALPTTRTARIRSLKENKVVKPSEGKGLKSNSSVPESTVAWMLHSRLSTDVLDKAEQFFAAVICNENAEL, from the exons ATGGAGAGCAATGAAGGAGGTGATGATCAAGAAGGTTCTGGATGGATGCAAGTGAAAAAG AAGCACAGAAGCAGTTCAAAGTTATCGCTGCATGGTTGGGTTGGAGGATCATCTCGAGGAACTGCTTCTGGCAATCCAGACAGTCAGCCATCATTGGGTGTAAAAAGTGAGGATCTTAAATCTGCTGTTCAGCATTCAAAAGGAAGTCGCCCTTGTATTATAGATGATGCCGTTACTTCAGTTCCAAAGGAAGATGCAGTAATTGTGCACGATAAATGTGTAGTCAGTCATGGTAGTACTTCTGTTAGTTTAGGTTTTTCAACAGATTCCAATCAAGGAATCAGTCGGGAACATCCTCAAAGAAATAACCATGAAATCCTACCAAAAATCAAGTGGGGTGACTTGGATGATAGAGCTTTAACATCTCATTTTGGAAGTACTGTCCAAGCAGAAATTAAATTTGGTGACATTCAAAATCATGATCTGCTTAGTAGAaaaactgatcaaacaaatgaTTCTTTTGTACACACTACTCCAACTGATCTTGAGCAAAATAGATTGGTTGCAACCACGGAGGATGGAAACCATCAAATTCTCGACTCTCGTCCTCTGTCTCCCAAGATTGAATCTGTTGAAGAGAACTATGCAAATCTGAAGGAGTTATCTTCAGAAAATGTTAATACTACTGCTGTTTCTCCTCTTAGTAGAGGACAATGTGAACATACCCAGCTTGAAAATGGCGACACTTGCAACAGCCCTGGCAAAAGGGTTAAATCTGCTGCCAGAGAAGGGCCTAGCCGGGTAAGGATTCCCAATGTCAAATCTGAAGAGGCTTGCATGGAAATCCCTGAAGTGGATAGTCTTAATCAGAATATACAAACAGTGGTAGTTTCCCAGGATCCTGAATTACTGTCACCTACTAAAGGAAGATCAGGAAACATTGGCCAGTCGGTTGTGGAGTCCTCTAATGAAGAAATTAGGAACAAACGCGTTGATTCCATCATTGAGGATTTATCAAAAACTAATTCGAGCAGTATTGATGCTGAAGACACTGGTGAAAGTAAAGAAAGGTTCAGGCAACGGCTCTGGTCCTTTCTTTTTGAGAATCTTAATCGGGCAATAGATGAACTCTACCTTCTCTGTGAACTGGAATGTGATCTGGAGCAAACAAAAGAGTCTATTCTTGTTCTTGAAGAAGCCACATCTGATTTTAAAGAACTGAGTTCAAGAGTGGAGGAATTTGATAGACTGAAAAAATCCAGTTCTCATGCGACTGACGGAACACCTCTTACCATGAAGTCTAACCATCGCAGACCACATGCTCTGTCATGGGAG GTCCGCCGGATGACAACTTCACCTCACAGGGCAGAAATACTGGCTTCATCTCTCGAAGCTTTTCGAAAAATTCAACATGAAAGAGCTAGTTTGTCAGCTACAGGTGTGGAGAAAATGGGATCTAGTTGTTATGACCATCATTGTGGAAGTACTAGTGTTTCGGAGACGTATAATGAGAAAGCTGACAAAAAAAGCTGTTCCAGTGAATCATTCGAGAAGAGTAGGAAGCAGAGTAATCCTTCTCAGGGAAGTTTCAGTAGAGAGAAGAGGCCTGTTGATTCAGGCAAGTCTGCTTCTCATGCATCTAGATTACCTCCTAAGGAGGGAGTTTCCACACCTGTCAGtggaaagaacaagaaagacaATGAGAAAAATCTAAAGCCTATAGATCATTTGAAAAGACATTATGAAAGAGACAAGGAAAAGCGAAATGGAAGCTCCTGGAGATCAATGGATGCTTGGAAGGAGAAGAGGAACTGGGAAGATGTACTCTCCACTCCACACCGAGTTTCATCTCGCTTCTCACATTCACCTGGCATGAGTAGAAAAAGTGCAGAGCGTGCACGAACTTTGCACGACAAACTAATGTCTcctgagaaaaagaagaagtcaGCAATTGACTTAAAAAAAGAAGCCGCAGAAAAGCATGCTCGTGCGATGAGAATTAGAACTGAACTTGAGAATGAGAGAGTTCAAAAGCTTCAGCGAACATCCGAGAAGCTGAACCGTGTAAGTGAATGGCAAACCGTGCGTAGTATGAAATTGCGAGAGGTAATGTATGCTCGGCACCAGCGTAGTGAATCTCGGCATGAAGCTTACCTAGCTGAAGTTGTAAGAAGGGCAGGTGATGAAAGCATAAAAGTAAATGAAGTTCGATTCATTACTTCACTCAATGAAGAGAACAAAAAGCTCATCTTGCGCCAGAAACTCCATGATTCTCAGTTGAGGAGGGCTGAGAAGCTTCAAGTGCTGAAAACTAAACAGAAAGAAGACATGGCAAGGGAAGAAGCTGTCTTGGAACGCAAGAAACTAATTGAAGCAGAAAAGTTGCAGCGCCTTGCAGAGATACAGAGGAAAAAGGAAGAGGCACAAGTAAGAAGGGAAGAGGAGCGTAAAGCATCAAGTGCCGCACGCGAAGCAAAGGCGGTGGAACAGATGCGGAGAAAGGAGGTTCGAGCCAAAGCTCAACAGGAGGAAGCTGAACTCCTGGCCCAGAAATTAGCTGAAAGACTCAGAGAAAGTGAACAGCGCCGCAAAATTTATCTGGAGCAAATACGGGAAAGAGCTTCAATGGATTTCAGAGATCAGTCTTCACCATTTCGTCGTTCTGTGACTAAGGAGGGCCAAGGTAGATCTACGCCAATGAGTAACTGTGAAGATAATAACGATAACAATGGCTTTGCTCCTGAAGGCTCTATGCTTGCTACAACCCAGCATTCTTTAAAACGAAGGATCAAAAAAATCCGCCAACGACTTATGGCGTTGAAGTATGATTGTCCTGAGCCTTCAATCAGTATGGAAAATGCAGGTTTTGTTTATAGAACTGCAGTGGCAAATGCAAGGGCAAAAATTGCGAAATGGCTTCAAGAACTTCAAAGACTTCGCCAAGCAAGAAAAGAAGGGGCTGCGAGCTTTGGACTAATAACAGCTGAAATAATTAAG TTTTTGGAGGGAAGGGATGCTGAGCTGCATGCTTCTCGTCAAGCTGGTCTGGTTGATTTTATTGCTTCTGCACTTCCCGCATCTCACACGTCAAAACCAGAAAGCTGCCAGGTTACAGTCTACCTTTTAAGGCTTCTGAAAGTTGTGCTTTCAGCGGCTGCAAACAAGTCTTATTTTCTTGCTCAAAATCTACTGCCCCCCATTATCCCGATGTTGGCGGCAGCTCTTGAAACCTACATCAAAAATGCAGCCTCATCAAATGGCACTGCTTCTGCCAACCTGGTCACATGTAAAGCATCGACTGAAAGGTTGGAGTTAATGTCTGAAGTTCTGGACGGTTTCCTTTGGACAGCAGCTGCAATTATTGGTCATGCAAGTACGGATGAACGTGCCCTTCAGCTGCAAGATGGTTTAATCGAGGTTGTAATTGCATACCAAGTTATTCACCGGTTACGGGATCTTTTTGCACTTTATGATAGACCACCTGTAGAAGGTTCTCCTTTCCCTTCATCAATTCTTCTTGGTGTAAATCTGTTGGCAGTCCTTACATCCAGATTCAGAAATATGTCTTTAGTAACATGTAAAAACTTTCCTACTGTATCAAATCGTAGAAATGAAAAGAACGACATCCAACTTGCTGAAGCTTCGGACTTGAAGTCTTCTCCTTTGTGCAATTCCCAAAATGATGGTAAATTGGTATTTACTGGAATAAATGGTGTAGCCTTGTGTTTGCCGGATGTTCCGGAGGATAGCCCCCTGGATGAATTTCCTAAAATAAAAGAACATCAGGCTGCAGTTAATGATCTGAGCTCTGACAAAGTTGACTCAATCGCTGCTAGCATGGAAACTGTAGATGTACTGCAGGAATCCGCAAGCAACGTGACGTACAATAACCTTCAGACAGACGAGAAAAAATCTCAAGATCACAGTAAAGGTCATACTGGTGGAAATGAATCAGTGATGAAGCCGGCTGTCAAGTTTCTTCTTTCTGCCATATCTGAGACTGGCTTAGTTTGTCTTCCATCCATGTTGACAGCTGTACTATTACAGGCTAATAATAGATGTTCTGAACAGCAG GCCTCCTATGTCCTTCCATCCAATTTTGAAGATGTGGCAACTGGTGTATTGAAGGTGTTGAACAATTTAGCATTAATTGACATATCCTTTATCCAGAAGATGCTA GCCCGACCAGATCTGAAGATGGAATTTTTTCACTTGATgagttttcttctctcttaTTGCACAAGCAAGTGGGGCATAGCAACTGACCAG ATCGGTTTGCTGCTGCTAGAATCATTGTCGCTTCTTGGTTATTTTTCATTGTTCCATCCTGAAAACCAAGCTGTTCTTCGATGGGGAAAGAGCCCTACTATTCTTCACAAG GTATGCGACCTTCCCTTTGTGTTCTTTAGTGATCCTGAGCTAATGCCAATCTTGGCGGGCACCACGGTTGCTGCCTGCTTTGGGTGTGATCAGAACAAGGATGTCATTCAGCAAGAACTCAGCACCGATATGCTCCTTGCTTTGCTGAAAGCTTGTAGAAGTAGTCCTCCATCTGCTAATTCTTTTACAGTAGCTAATAATCCATCACTAGATGAGGCTGGTGTATCTGCTCAGCTGGGTTCTGAATCTAAAAACCTTCAAGTTGATGTTCCACTGAAGTCAAACCGCAACAATCAACGCAATGCTCGGTTCCTTTCCCAGAGAGGCGGTGCATTGCCGACTACTAGAACTGCCAGGATCCGAAGCTTAAAAGAGAACAAAGTGGTGAAGCCTTCTGAAGGCAAAGGTCTGAAGAGCAATTCATCTGTGCCTGAAAGCACTGTTGCATGGATGTTGCATTCTAGACTATCTACTGACGTACTTGATAAAGCAGAGCAGTTTTTTGCTGCAGTCATCTGCAATGAGAATGCAGAATTATGA